aagaagaagagaggggccACCGATCATAAAAGTAATCGTGCCTTCCACTAAAAATCTTATGAGAATCATATAGTGCATCTCCCCGTTAGCTTGACCAATACCATGATTCTTATTTTATCTTGCAAACTCGAACCTATATGGATTTGCCCTCCCATTATTCTGAATTTGACTTAATGCTCACTAAAGTATCACGATAAATAAAGGGATAAAATTCGTAGTGCGAATATATTGACATTTCGCTTATTGTGTGTATTCAGACATGCGAGACTTTTTTAAGGGAAGGAAAACATCGGACGGCACAAATATGCAAGCGATGAATTGATGAAATAGCAACGTATTGTGAGTATGCTCTTCcttttgttgcctttttttctttttcttttttctggttaATGGCTTTTGCTCATGCatgcaaggaaaaaaaagcaTGATTAATTAAGTTGACAGCTATCATCATCACAATTTTTGTGGGAAAAGTGTAAAAAAAGTCCCAAACATTTTGCattgatgtcaatttaatcataaaccttttattggtatcaatttaggCATAAACCTCTCCTCCcgactaattttggctaaatttTGTTGACATAGACATCGATCGGTTGACATGGCACGGCCGATACTaacattgacaacttttaatattattttaatatgtttatgaATCTTTAttgtatatattatttatattctcttttctttctatttctttttttcctttttctcctccttcctctaatCAATCACTGGACCTTGACGATCACCCAGAGGTGACGGCCGGCAAGGTTGAGGTCCACCTCACCAGAGGCCGTGAGGTCAAGCCTGCAAGGGCTCAAGAGGGCTGGGTGAGGGCAAGCATCGCCAAACACAGCGCGAGGCCACCCTTGCGATCTAGGCGGCCTCAAGCTAGCCTTGCCAgaggttgggcgaggcttgccctcgccaaatccagcGAGGGTCACCCTCGTCACCGAGCGCGAGTCCACCTCGCGGCCTAGGTGAGACTTGACATCactggatctggcgaggtcgggTCTTGCTCATGGTCAGCAAGGCTACCTTCACAGCCTGGACAGCCTTGAGCAAACCTTTGTAGAGGCTGGTTGGTTTGACCTCACCAAATCTATGTTGAGACTTTCTTGTTGAGTTATAATTACAATATTCTCTTTCATTATAATCCAAATTCAATTAAACTCTTCTCTTTCATCCGATCTTCTATATATACAGCTAATTTTGATCCAAATtcaattactctctctctctctctctctctcttgtggctcaaagaggaagaagctgaGAGCAAAGAGAATGGATAGAAACTCTAAAACCcactcttctcttcttctcttctctttatGTATTATGCTATCCTTAGTTCAAATCCAGGGAAGGAAGCAAGGAGATGTTCTTGATTCTCTATACAAATTGAAGTTCGAAAAGTCAGGGATCGACACGAGCCTTTTTCAGGCAACCGATCACCATAGAATTCTCAACTCTAGAATGTATCTTCAAGAAGGACTGAGGGAGAAAGATAGGATCAAAAGGTTGCTTGGACAACCACCGGTCAAATTCGATCACTATGGTGGATATGTCACTGTGGATGAATTGGCTGGTCGagcattttattattattttgtcgaAGGGATGAGAAACAAGGAGTCAATGCCACTTCTTTTATGGCTTAACGGAGGTGTGTGTTTTAGTTTTACCAATTGCGCTTGATCTTCAGCGTCTTTTTCTGATTTAGAAAGCAAtgcaaatttttcttctctttcgatCCAAGTATTCTCTTTACCTAAGAATTCATCACGGGTTTTATAGTCAACGCATGTAATTGCGTGGTAGTTTCACGGCCATTCAGGCTGAAATGAAACTTGGTCAATTGATATAAGTACTTTGTCAAGAAAGCTAAGCATGTCTCTATTTGTTGTGGTTGGCTATTTATCACTTTGGAAACACTGCAAGCGGTCACATTGgtatatatatttcatattttcacgtACCTTGTACAGTCAAAGTATACTAATACAAGTTATTATCTGGATTTGCCATTTTCTAATCTACCTTGTTCGATGCTTGTCATCCCGACATTGGAAGGATTATCGGTGATATGAAATGTCGCAGATTTAAATGTCCTCTTCATTCTACATGCATATACAAGCATAGATGAGCTATCTATATCATTTATTTAGTTATATATGTATGTTATTATACTGTAAATCATCTTAAGAATATTTTCCGGTGCGTTTTAATGAGTAAATGGTTAAATTTATGTTGCTGATTGTTTAGGTCCCGGTTGCTCCTCCCTCGGCTATGGAGCAATGCAGGAACTCGGACCATTCCGAGTCCACAGCGACGGGAAGActctttacaaaaataaatttgcatgGAATAATggtaaagtatttaaaaaatatagtgTAGTCTTTGCAAAAGCATTTCACCTTTTCTTGTCCCTGACAGAGCGGAGTAATTATTTGCTTTGCGAGGCCAGCTGCGAACGTGTTGTTCCTAGAGTCTCCGGCTGGCGTCggtttttcttattctaacACGACGGCGGACTATAGCTCGAGCGGAGACAGCAAAACAGCCGCGGACAATTATGTATTCTTGCTAAATTGGCTGGAGAGGTTTCCCGAGTATAAGGACCGGGATTTTTACATTTCAGGCGAGAGCTACGCGGGTCATTACGTGCCTCAGCTCGCTCACAACATCCTATCTAACAACAAGAGGGCGAACAAGACCCTTATCAACCTCAAAGGGATTATAGTAAGTTGTTTTCGCGAATTGCATAGTCTCTTAcctatattgaatattgaacGATGCGTGTTTGACCATTGGAGCCACCTAACGCCTGTACATTAACGCCGGGAGTGGAACAACCCCACGGCAATGCAACAGAAAAGGAcgttgagaaataaaaaaaataataaaaaaaaggtcgAGGTTGACTTTGCCAGAGGCCATGAGGTCGCGCTTGCGAGGGCTCAAGTGGGCCgggtgagggcaagccttgccaacCCAGCGTGAGGCCGCCCTAGCAACTTGGGTGGCCTCAA
This Eucalyptus grandis isolate ANBG69807.140 chromosome 7, ASM1654582v1, whole genome shotgun sequence DNA region includes the following protein-coding sequences:
- the LOC104431762 gene encoding serine carboxypeptidase-like 40, whose translation is MDRNSKTHSSLLLFSLCIMLSLVQIQGRKQGDVLDSLYKLKFEKSGIDTSLFQATDHHRILNSRMYLQEGLREKDRIKRLLGQPPVKFDHYGGYVTVDELAGRAFYYYFVEGMRNKESMPLLLWLNGGPGCSSLGYGAMQELGPFRVHSDGKTLYKNKFAWNNAANVLFLESPAGVGFSYSNTTADYSSSGDSKTAADNYVFLLNWLERFPEYKDRDFYISGESYAGHYVPQLAHNILSNNKRANKTLINLKGIIIGNAVINDETDQRGMYEYFATHALISDETGFAIEKYCDFSPNATSQSQCLSAAQDASNDVSALDIYNIYAPLCFSSNLTSHPKKANIMDLDPCGDIYVQAYMNREDVQEALHANVTKLDHNWEGCSNVIQAWVDSPSTVLPLLREFMSSGLRVWVISGDTDGRVPVTSTRRSLSKMKLPTKSPWRPWFLGGEVGGYVQVYKGDLTFATVRGAGHQVPSYQPKRALSLISHFLAGSPLPWQ